A section of the Serratia liquefaciens ATCC 27592 genome encodes:
- a CDS encoding hemagglutinin repeat-containing protein, with protein MKNNNFRLSGAGKLAASLAIILASLGSAYAGEIVAANGANGPGVSTAGNGAQVVNIVTPNDHGLSHNQYQDFNVNQPGAVLNNSLDAGRSQLAGQLAANPNLNNQAASVILNEVISRNPSLLHGQQEIFGMAADYVLANPNGISCDGCGFINTSRSSLVVGNPLVENGMLQGYSTLGNRNTLSLDGRLNASGVLDLIAPRINSRGEVIVAPLYDKKSDKMISAINAISGNNRVSRDAQVLSSEQPELTVWDQLLGTTDSYYLGSMQAGRINIIHTVTGSGVKLAGKLDGSDEIRVKAYNIRTDSQVNDSSSNRNSGENYQNYRGGIYINDRSTGQQLARTELKGKNISLVADNSNHLTATDVRGEEITLQGASLTLDGRQLKQTQGHTDERWFYSWKYNVTRENEQLQQATSNIEATKNVTLTATEQDVTLRGAKVSAGNALSIDAKRDVQLSGLIEREKTSERGNQRNHTPSLRTGSWSNSNETESLKSSSVFSGGDLAIKAGNRVVGQGTKVYASGDLKVDANDQINIGVQKTANEKTVRDNKTSWGGIGGGNNQDNSNRREVSNASQVTADGTLWLNGKQGVTITGSTVKGAKGGFVAATDGGLRIDNALSTTVDKVDARTGTVFNITSSSQKSNNSHQQSTASELVSDTNLQLVSKKDTDIVGSKVTSTGKLEVNAGGNINVSSGEQQQHIDEQKTALAINGYANEKSDKQYRAGLRIEHTSDSEKTTRSEQQSSTLSGGSVALKADKDVTFSGSKLVTTQGDASISGDNVAFLAADNKTTSDTEKTKIGGGVYYTGGIDKVGSGIEGGYENSKTHSQSSKAVTSGSDIAGNLTINAKDKLTQQGAQHQVGGKYQGNANSVDHLAAVNSESSNTTKTDVGVDIGANVDYSAVTRPVERAVGKVAKLDANGVINEIGGIGAPNIGLDIGANGGSSEKSNSSSQAVVSKITAGSIDVKASGKLQDTGTQYQATQGSVALTADSHHSEAAKNSQQESSSETRGGASVRVYTTTGSDLTIDAKGEGGNKHSESTGSQAVTGSITAANGIDIKVKQDAVYQGTSLEAGDGKAKVKAEDGNIRFDQATDSSHESHNGFNVKVSAKGGTTPETKSFGLGLGGGYSNGKSDGSSAQVSNIGGKQGVELDAGRGLTLQGSNVTSQGDVSLKAGDKVALQAAQSQQTRKDDTLSGNIDIGGNSTDNDKKSAGGLSLGGAFDIAKVDETSTTQQGGKITSGGAVTITAKGNDAHALHLQGTEVKGSSVGLNAENGGVVLESVQNQEQKNNWNLGLKANAKGGQSFNKDANGKVDTTSGSDTHTLGAGVKVGVDNLQKTTQGNSLISAGEVTINSGKDTQLAGARIDADSVQGNIGGDLRVESRKDSESSVKVDVDVGLSHTNDPASSITSKLSKVGTPHYAGKVKEKLEGGINKVADATTDKYNSVARRLDPKQDTTGAVSFSKAEGKVTLPETLASEKEKGPLWDRGARFLGNKSKESLTGPAGLQGQFKVKADVVNNDAVGVQSAINGKNDVALNVQGTTRLTGGEIRSQQGEVTLGNGKLEQQDVAGNRYQGGGHLDAAASAGALLGIAGKSVVNLETPVGGYINNQAADAKAGVFSGK; from the coding sequence ATGAAAAATAATAACTTCAGGCTCTCGGGAGCGGGCAAGTTAGCCGCTTCACTGGCGATCATTCTCGCCTCCCTCGGCAGCGCGTACGCCGGCGAGATCGTAGCGGCCAACGGCGCTAACGGGCCCGGTGTTTCAACTGCCGGTAACGGCGCACAGGTGGTCAATATCGTGACGCCTAACGACCACGGGCTGTCACATAACCAGTATCAGGATTTCAACGTCAACCAACCCGGCGCGGTGCTGAATAACTCGCTCGATGCCGGGCGGTCTCAGTTGGCCGGCCAACTGGCTGCCAACCCGAACCTGAACAACCAGGCGGCCAGCGTGATCCTCAATGAAGTGATCAGCCGCAACCCGTCGCTGTTGCACGGACAGCAAGAAATCTTCGGCATGGCGGCCGACTACGTGCTGGCTAACCCGAACGGCATCAGTTGCGACGGCTGCGGCTTTATCAATACCAGCCGCTCGTCGCTGGTGGTGGGTAACCCCCTGGTGGAAAACGGCATGCTGCAGGGCTACAGCACGTTGGGCAATCGCAACACCCTGAGCCTTGATGGCCGGCTGAACGCCAGTGGCGTGCTGGATTTGATCGCGCCGAGAATCAACAGCCGCGGCGAGGTCATCGTCGCACCGCTGTACGATAAAAAAAGCGATAAAATGATCTCGGCGATCAACGCCATCAGCGGCAACAACCGCGTATCGCGCGATGCACAGGTGCTCAGCAGCGAACAACCTGAGCTCACAGTCTGGGACCAGTTATTAGGCACCACGGACAGCTACTATCTTGGCAGCATGCAGGCAGGGCGCATTAATATCATCCATACCGTCACCGGCAGCGGCGTAAAGCTGGCGGGCAAGCTGGATGGCAGCGACGAAATCCGGGTGAAAGCTTACAACATCCGCACCGACAGCCAGGTCAACGACAGCAGCAGCAACCGCAATAGCGGCGAGAATTACCAAAACTACCGCGGCGGGATCTACATCAACGACCGCAGCACCGGTCAGCAACTGGCCCGCACCGAACTGAAAGGCAAGAATATCAGCCTGGTGGCCGATAACAGCAACCACCTGACCGCCACCGACGTTCGTGGCGAAGAGATCACGCTGCAAGGCGCCAGCCTGACGCTCGACGGTCGGCAACTGAAGCAGACTCAGGGCCATACCGATGAGCGGTGGTTCTACAGTTGGAAATACAACGTCACCCGTGAGAATGAGCAGCTTCAACAGGCCACCAGCAACATTGAGGCCACGAAAAATGTCACGCTGACCGCCACCGAGCAGGATGTGACGCTGCGCGGCGCCAAGGTTTCTGCGGGCAATGCATTGAGCATCGACGCCAAGCGCGACGTGCAGCTCAGCGGATTGATCGAGCGAGAAAAAACCAGCGAACGCGGTAATCAACGCAACCATACCCCCAGCCTGCGTACCGGCAGTTGGAGCAACAGCAATGAAACCGAAAGCCTGAAGTCCAGCAGCGTCTTCTCCGGCGGTGATTTGGCGATAAAAGCCGGTAATCGCGTCGTAGGCCAGGGTACCAAAGTGTACGCGTCAGGTGACCTCAAGGTGGATGCCAACGACCAAATCAATATCGGCGTACAAAAAACCGCCAATGAGAAAACCGTTCGCGACAATAAAACCTCATGGGGCGGTATCGGCGGCGGCAACAACCAGGACAACAGCAACCGTCGCGAAGTCAGCAACGCTTCTCAGGTGACGGCCGACGGCACCCTGTGGCTGAACGGCAAACAGGGCGTGACCATTACCGGCAGCACCGTGAAGGGCGCCAAAGGCGGTTTTGTCGCTGCCACCGACGGCGGTCTGCGGATCGATAACGCCCTCAGCACCACGGTTGACAAGGTGGATGCCCGTACCGGCACCGTCTTCAATATCACCAGCAGCTCGCAAAAGTCCAATAACAGCCACCAACAGTCCACCGCCAGCGAATTGGTTTCCGATACCAACCTGCAGTTGGTCAGCAAAAAGGATACCGACATAGTGGGCAGCAAGGTGACCAGCACCGGTAAGCTGGAAGTCAATGCCGGCGGTAATATCAATGTCAGCAGCGGAGAACAGCAGCAGCACATTGATGAGCAAAAAACTGCCCTTGCCATCAACGGCTATGCCAACGAGAAAAGCGACAAGCAATACCGTGCCGGTTTACGTATTGAGCATACCAGTGACAGCGAGAAAACCACCCGCAGCGAACAACAGTCATCAACGCTGAGCGGCGGCAGCGTCGCGCTGAAAGCAGACAAGGACGTGACCTTCAGCGGATCCAAACTGGTGACCACCCAAGGTGACGCCAGCATCAGCGGCGACAACGTGGCCTTCCTGGCAGCCGACAACAAGACCACCAGCGATACCGAAAAAACCAAAATCGGCGGCGGAGTCTACTACACCGGCGGCATAGATAAAGTTGGCTCCGGCATTGAAGGCGGTTACGAGAACAGCAAGACGCACTCACAAAGCAGCAAGGCGGTGACTTCCGGCAGCGATATCGCGGGCAATCTGACGATTAATGCCAAAGACAAACTGACCCAGCAAGGTGCGCAGCACCAAGTTGGCGGCAAATATCAGGGGAATGCCAACAGCGTTGATCACCTGGCCGCCGTCAACAGCGAAAGCAGCAACACCACTAAAACCGACGTCGGCGTAGACATCGGTGCCAACGTCGATTACAGCGCCGTCACCCGCCCGGTAGAGCGTGCGGTAGGGAAAGTCGCCAAGCTGGACGCCAACGGCGTGATTAACGAGATCGGCGGCATCGGCGCACCGAATATCGGGCTGGATATTGGCGCCAATGGCGGCAGCAGCGAAAAGAGCAATAGCAGCTCCCAAGCCGTAGTCAGCAAGATTACCGCCGGATCCATCGACGTAAAAGCCAGCGGGAAATTGCAGGATACTGGAACACAGTATCAGGCGACTCAAGGGAGCGTAGCGCTGACAGCCGATAGCCACCACAGTGAAGCGGCGAAAAACAGCCAGCAGGAAAGCAGCAGCGAAACCCGCGGCGGCGCCAGCGTGCGCGTTTATACCACCACTGGCAGCGATCTGACCATCGATGCCAAAGGCGAAGGCGGCAATAAGCACAGCGAAAGCACCGGCAGCCAGGCCGTGACCGGTAGCATCACCGCCGCCAATGGTATCGACATCAAGGTCAAGCAAGACGCGGTGTATCAGGGTACTTCGTTGGAGGCCGGCGACGGCAAGGCGAAGGTAAAAGCGGAAGACGGCAACATCCGTTTCGACCAGGCCACCGATAGCAGCCATGAAAGCCACAACGGCTTCAATGTCAAAGTGTCGGCCAAAGGCGGTACCACACCGGAAACCAAAAGCTTCGGCCTTGGGCTGGGTGGCGGCTACAGCAACGGGAAGAGTGACGGCAGCAGCGCGCAAGTCAGCAACATCGGCGGCAAACAGGGCGTAGAACTGGATGCCGGCCGTGGGCTGACGCTGCAAGGCAGTAATGTCACCAGCCAGGGCGACGTTTCGCTGAAAGCGGGAGACAAGGTCGCGCTACAGGCAGCCCAATCGCAGCAGACCCGCAAGGACGATACGCTCTCCGGCAATATCGATATCGGCGGCAACAGCACCGATAACGACAAAAAGAGCGCGGGCGGCCTTTCTCTCGGCGGCGCGTTTGACATTGCCAAGGTAGATGAGACCTCGACGACCCAGCAAGGTGGCAAAATCACCAGCGGCGGCGCAGTGACCATTACCGCCAAAGGCAACGACGCGCATGCCCTGCATCTGCAGGGAACCGAGGTCAAGGGCAGCAGCGTTGGCCTGAACGCCGAGAACGGCGGCGTGGTGCTGGAGTCGGTACAAAACCAGGAGCAGAAAAACAACTGGAACCTGGGGCTGAAGGCTAACGCCAAAGGCGGCCAATCCTTCAATAAGGACGCCAACGGTAAGGTGGATACCACCAGCGGCAGCGACACCCATACCCTGGGCGCCGGTGTGAAAGTCGGTGTCGATAATCTGCAAAAAACCACTCAGGGCAACAGCCTGATTAGCGCAGGAGAAGTCACGATCAACAGTGGTAAAGACACCCAGTTGGCCGGCGCCCGAATCGATGCCGACAGCGTGCAAGGCAACATCGGTGGCGATCTGCGCGTAGAAAGTCGCAAAGACAGCGAAAGCAGCGTGAAGGTCGATGTGGATGTCGGTCTGAGCCACACCAACGACCCGGCCAGCAGCATAACCAGCAAACTGTCGAAAGTGGGTACCCCGCACTACGCGGGTAAGGTGAAGGAGAAGCTGGAGGGCGGCATCAACAAGGTCGCTGACGCCACCACCGACAAGTACAACAGCGTAGCTCGTCGCCTCGATCCGAAGCAGGACACCACCGGCGCGGTCAGCTTCAGCAAGGCCGAAGGTAAGGTCACCCTGCCGGAAACGCTTGCCAGCGAAAAAGAAAAGGGGCCACTGTGGGATCGCGGCGCTCGCTTCCTGGGCAACAAATCCAAAGAGAGCCTGACCGGTCCTGCCGGGCTGCAAGGTCAGTTCAAGGTCAAGGCCGACGTAGTCAATAACGATGCAGTAGGCGTGCAGTCGGCCATCAATGGGAAAAATGACGTTGCGCTCAACGTTCAGGGCACCACTCGTCTCACTGGCGGCGAGATCCGCAGCCAGCAAGGTGAAGTGACGCTGGGTAACGGTAAACTGGAACAGCAGGACGTGGCCGGCAACCGCTATCAGGGTGGTGGTCATCTTGATGCCGCTGCCTCGGCAGGCGCACTGCTGGGCATCGCCGGTAAAAGCGTGGTGAACCTGGAGACACCGGTCGGCGGTTATATCAATAACCAGGCCGCCGATGCCAAAGCGGGGGTCTTTTCGGGTAAATAA
- a CDS encoding ShlB/FhaC/HecB family hemolysin secretion/activation protein, which yields MIRKTAALALMFSTALPAATLPEMGGFSPMSESRRALQDGTREVNQQIEQRRYQQLKQQQLLEDPEPAAPALPLSAQCLPIGGVYLQGITLLSAKDLATLSALPERCISSNDINRLTRELTRLYLDKGYITARVQFIRPNAEGELGLRVTEGFIEKIEGGDRWVNSQLLFPGLEGQPLKLTQLDQGLDQANRLQSNKTRLDILPGSKVGGSIIRLHNQHTKPWLLSTTLDNYGQKNTGQWLARSTATLDSPFGLSDFASLNVAGTLDNPAQRYNRAYTLLYSLPYGAFTFSGFASYSQYLNHQQLVFNSYKLHGQTQQYGLRGDYVFYRDRDQINTLSGQLTHKRITNYFETVRIGLGSPTLSLFELGVNHLQILPTGLISANLSVEQGLPWFGADRQGGAGLPDPQFTKGKLFANLNQRVQLAGATYQLSNLLYGQYSRDRLPGVEWLSLTDRSAIRGFSRSTLSGDNGWYLQNTLSRSFTLGQSSLTPRIGGDVGRVLPRDNRPSGWQSSAGLSAGVTLRYQRAMFDVEASRGWLLSSHSMPDDPIQVLARFSYTF from the coding sequence ATGATCAGAAAAACCGCCGCCCTGGCGCTGATGTTTAGCACCGCACTCCCCGCCGCCACCCTGCCGGAAATGGGGGGGTTCTCACCGATGAGCGAATCGCGTCGCGCTTTGCAAGACGGTACGCGTGAAGTGAATCAACAAATAGAGCAGCGGCGCTATCAGCAGCTTAAACAGCAGCAGTTGCTGGAAGACCCCGAACCCGCTGCACCGGCACTGCCACTTTCGGCTCAATGCCTGCCGATCGGCGGCGTGTATCTGCAGGGGATAACGCTGCTGTCGGCGAAAGATTTGGCAACGCTGAGTGCACTGCCAGAGCGCTGCATTAGCAGCAACGACATCAATCGCCTGACGCGTGAATTGACCCGCTTATACCTGGATAAAGGTTATATCACCGCACGCGTGCAATTTATTCGCCCCAATGCCGAGGGTGAATTAGGCCTGCGTGTCACAGAAGGATTTATCGAAAAAATAGAGGGGGGCGATCGTTGGGTTAACAGCCAATTATTATTCCCTGGATTGGAAGGTCAGCCATTAAAATTAACCCAGCTCGATCAGGGATTAGATCAGGCCAATCGTTTGCAATCGAATAAAACCCGATTGGATATATTACCGGGCAGCAAAGTTGGTGGATCTATTATTCGGTTGCATAATCAACACACTAAACCCTGGTTGCTGTCCACTACGCTGGATAATTACGGTCAGAAAAATACCGGCCAGTGGCTGGCGCGGAGCACGGCAACGCTGGACAGCCCTTTCGGCCTGTCGGACTTCGCCAGCCTGAACGTTGCCGGCACGCTGGACAACCCGGCGCAACGCTATAATCGCGCCTATACCCTGCTCTATTCCCTGCCCTACGGCGCTTTCACCTTCAGCGGCTTTGCCAGCTACTCGCAATACCTGAACCACCAGCAGTTGGTGTTCAACAGCTACAAACTGCACGGCCAGACCCAACAGTACGGTCTGCGCGGCGACTATGTGTTTTATCGCGATCGCGACCAGATTAACACCCTGAGCGGCCAGCTGACCCATAAGCGCATCACTAACTATTTCGAAACCGTACGTATTGGCCTCGGCAGCCCAACGCTCAGCTTGTTTGAGCTGGGCGTTAACCACCTGCAGATCCTGCCTACCGGGCTGATCAGCGCCAACCTCAGCGTAGAGCAAGGGTTGCCCTGGTTTGGCGCCGACCGTCAAGGGGGAGCCGGGCTGCCCGATCCCCAATTCACCAAGGGCAAGCTGTTCGCCAATCTCAACCAACGCGTCCAGCTTGCCGGTGCCACTTACCAGTTGAGCAACTTGCTGTACGGGCAATACAGCCGCGATCGCCTGCCCGGTGTGGAATGGCTCAGCTTGACGGACCGCAGCGCGATCCGTGGTTTCAGCCGCAGCACGCTGTCCGGTGATAACGGCTGGTATCTGCAAAACACCCTTTCCCGCAGCTTCACCTTGGGCCAGAGCAGCCTCACTCCACGTATCGGCGGCGACGTCGGCCGGGTGCTGCCTCGCGATAACCGACCTTCCGGTTGGCAAAGCAGCGCGGGGTTAAGCGCCGGTGTCACCCTGCGTTACCAACGCGCCATGTTCGACGTTGAAGCCAGCCGCGGTTGGCTACTATCCAGCCACTCAATGCCCGACGATCCGATACAGGTACTGGCACGCTTTTCGTACACCTTTTAG